The genome window AAgatattaaagttattttaaagaaCTGACTGCTGTTTTATTAGTATGTAAAGAAGTTAAGTATTATTGTTACTTTAAAGTATTATTGTTACTTTATATctttactagtggtactcgcacggctttgcccgtagttgaaaattaaaaggtcattcggttcgcctgtatatttacaaataatggatgacgaatttctcgccagttggctatgttcatttgctctctcattccacgtcatgataacttggtaatttactcgtccatcttatgataattttgctgcagaaaatgttcttaaaattgaaatagaaaaagaacaaaatcgaattttcgaaaaatcgcttcgaggtgcacacccccatgctactaactaattttgtgataaatttcatgaaaattggtcgaacggtctaggcgctatgcgcgtcacagagatccagacatcctacagacatcccacagacagagagactttgagctttattattagaaaagattgCCATTATTTATCGACAAACCTTATTAATTCACAGCTCTGTAGTTCACACCTGTAGTTCGTTGAGTTATATATCTTAAATATGAAACATACAGCAGCGAATGCTGTAGCAGTTATTGGAAAAGGTCCCAGAATTGGTTCTGGACGTTGGGCCTCACTTTGTTAATTGTGTACCCTTTCCTTCTTACTGAAGTATGTGCTACAataataaataatcaacatttttaaaacacaaaatttataaGGAAAATGTTGTATTATGACATTTTGTACTTCATTGACGTTTGTTGAAGAAGTATAAATCCGGATGTTGTGCTTTGTAACTATAGGGTGACGCACGCAAAAATAATGTCATAATTTGAATTGACCACCATTTTTGCAGATGGCGCCAAATGTCAGTGTGCTTTGACATTTATGATGTAGACACATAGTGAATTAGTTGTTAACAAGCCATAGAGCGATACACATCTCAAGAACGTGGATTTATTGTTAGtgcttattcgacaaattttaaGTCTGTTGTATTAACGCAACGTGAATTTCATCATCGTTTTCCCTGTCATCGTGTTCGATGTCCTCGAACAATTAAGGGGTTTATCACAACAAGCCACGAACCTTGGAAGTCTTGAAAGCTAACATTGAAGAAGAAATCGCTAATTTGGAGCCAGATGTTTTGcgagaaacaattaaaaatgccGTAAAACGAGCGCAATTCTGCATCAGCTTGGGAGGTAGCCATTTGAGCGATATATAGTGAATTTGCGATAACTCGTAGTCTGTTAACTCGAATATTACTTTAGCTCGAAATTTTTATCGAGTCGGGATCTCTTTGTCtataattccatgctaattattctcaatatctcaatgttaactttctttaactcgaagttttttaaagatatcttgaaagaacgaaaaaaaagaagaaagaaacaagtgaccattagggaaaaattaattcacctttaCTTGCAATTCCTGCTCAATCGACGCAAGAAGAGCATCTGTTGAACCAATATGCGATAAAGGAGCTACACGTGCGggaatgagttagcttgttttctttcgttgcacagcactgcgtacactttgacatgttgctggactatgaATTTAcatttaagctgtcaagttgtcaagtcaactgaatgtacctttattcaaaagctgacctaagttaagatgcgttccccttcattctttagttcgattacttgctgataagttcctgagagagagtgagttttctttactattaaagatgtctaaacAAGTACtttgtcaatgatattaaaagaaaaacagaaacttctaaagcggtagaatccatgaattcaaatttgaaacgaatgaagatgtgcacctttcctgaagtagaatcagctctattcaagtggtccccagcagtatcaaaaaaaaaaaccatgctattgatttttttttctttaatatttttgattaaactgcatattgtgcttaaaaacttttttgttctgtaattttgtccCTTATCTGTACATATTAATTacaatattcgatggtttttaatattaaaatgtcaaaaaccaaaactagcggtaaggcgaacttccgataagtcgaagtttttcgtcggtctCTTTACATtcgagttattgcgaattgactgtaATTTTTTCCAAGTAATGTCTCCAATTTTATACTTTCAAATAAACTTTCCATGAAAACAGagctttttttacatttaaatcaaaatggCAGCCAATTCAAGTTATGACATTATTTTTGCACCAACTTGTATGAAATTCAATCAATTTGAAGACCATTGTTAGAACTATCACTTTACCTTCCTTCTATGCAGCTGTCTTGTTGAAGATCATCTGATTCGGTGGAGTTCAAAGGTTGAGGCAGACGATCAGAACACAAGTCAGACAACCCCGTAGAACAAGTTCGAGATCGTTTTTGAATATCTCCACAAGCAAGGATCTGTTTCAGGAGAAGAAATATAGATTTGAAAAATCAGCATATATaacattttttacaatacttTCCAATGCACGATAATAGTATCGAACATATTTTAATCCATCATGAATAATGAGTTCGTATTTAAACACACTAAGAGAACCAGTTGCAGGAATAGTTATATCAAAGTTGTAACCAAAATACACTGATTCTCTGATTTATCGTTTGAGgtaacaatatgaaaaaaaaaatggctgtaaAAGAAATCATATAATACAATGCACAAGTGTCCGTGAATACCACACGAACTGACGCATTAATTTTTCCTTAAGTGGCTTGTTGATCCCAGAGTATACAAATTAGTTTCCTGAAAATCATCTTACATACAGTGAAGAGAGAAACCGTTGCcgttttttctaaacattttaaaacatattgctATACATAATGATTTAATTTCCATCATAAAGTATggcaatatgtttcaaaataaaattaccttgTGCTGTGATTAAATTTATACGaggttaatgaaatgtttaaaaaatgaaggtCCACCAagctttcccaataagaaaaatatgcatgtttcaacactcaaagttatgattgatttctacaaaatgataataaattctcttcatgacttgagccgcacttctTCGTTTgctggtgtcattttcttggaattttgaaAACTACTGGAATTCTTAAATTTCCGTCTTTTCggatccagaaaagttatttcgttcttttgagtatattatgaaaagtgcttgctattttttaaaaaaattctgttattttattctttttggtgtaaatgtatttcagaaatagaataattttaccctcacgaaacttcaccttattttttcatataaatgctctgtactaaaagggaaaaaaaacctattacGTGCCTAAAACTTagagcagttggcactaaaatttaatccttgttcctctctaggatttatgcttgctaatttcaacttgcttcagagaagccttgattcaaaattttcattatgattagtttaacattactgttgcaaggcaacacaatttgtaacaatgggttttattacctaaacatttaatagggaaattacatgaagttTGCTGTTTtgcatcctaactgaaataattattttattttagaattttaatttttcagcgctaagttgtaccttaagattaagcaaatcatttagagaaatcccgaagtctctaagtggtgtAGTTGCAGAAacaccaggcctcagatttctccgtgacaatcaggccaagtataataaaagtgcttaaaaatgaaCGGATTAAAACTAATCcttttaaaagtatgaaaaaaattgagCTGAAAAAATTGCAAGAAATTGTGCCAAAATTTTCATAGACTCTGGACATGCTTTAATTTCCAAAACATACCTTTGCATGCTTGATGTCATATTTCCTTTCACTCGTACCTACGTTGGCGTAACcactttttcctttattttcgCTCACGTCTTTTCTGGATGAAATGTTTAGAGCATTGACCTCTGAAACACCTCCTGTGCGGACAACAATCATCATTAAGTTCAGGTGAAATAAAGTACGTACAAGTAATGTATATGCAGTGGAACCCCGATTTTATGTccccccgaatctacgtttcctctgcattttacgtttttcccatcaggtcccagtttttccgcaTACTAATAATGCTAATTTAAACCGAATTGTTTTGTTATTTAGTATTAGATTTCCGAATTTAATTTCTCtgggatgtaaaaaaaaaaaaaagaacaatctgATCAcacacttccttttactccaatttaatgtcatttccccattactggaaattttaatgtgattcaatagtttactctctaaatatcaccaacagtggccaaattaaaacaaatttaaaaaaaatcgccaaatttggcgttaagttggcgacaaaacttggcgccaagtgtttgccaaaatataacaccacttgcgtttacatcgaaattaacaatgattcccccccccaaaaaggagcaaaagacacctttagaagcacctgaatgcaaccaaaaggggaggtgcacaaatagaccccgctaggagtctgcgtactaaatttcaactttctaggacttaccgttcttgagttatgcgacatacatacgcacatacatacgtacgtacagacgtcacgagaaaattcgttgtaattaactcgggaatcatcattatggatgtttcgcgtgtctatacgctcttaggcacttatccacgtgttgtcgagtcggaaaaaaaaaaaaaaaaaaaaaaaaaaaaaaaaaaactcaatattcatacTGGgacgagtaaaatggaaattaaggtaattttgagtgaaaatattttcgcgaatacaatacttcctttttttgtaaaaggaagtaaaaaaggaaaaaaagttctaaagtaagcaatatgtttcatttgtgctttttaagagATAATCCTCGTTGTTAAAAGTTTTTCCATGAAAACATAAATGCCAAATTCCATTGCTCCATCCGTAACCGCCCATATGGATTTTTCGTCCGCCAATGAATGTGGACAAGAAGAACTGCAAACCCAGCCGGCCAATTTTCTCAATATTGCATAGAAgagcttttcttttctctcataAAAACCAGGGAAAAAACTTGCAAATCATTTCAATCCTGGAAAATGCTGCATTTACTTAAAACTAATTGACCAGAAAACAATCCCCTATTTTCGGACTATTTCAACTTAAACGCTCGGATTCGCAACAAAATGTGTTGAAATGatctaattttgtaaaatatagatAATATACCCTTTGAAAGAATCATCTTTACTACTTTTAGcttttttctgtttgatttttgctttctatgtatttctcgtattttaagtacttttaaaCATAGTGCCCtgaaaaacgtaaaatcggggtttcactgtataacaaAGTATGATAGTTTTACCACTTTTTTTATTCTGCGAAAATCCAAAATTCACCGCTTTATCCTCCAGTGCAGGTTTGTCCCAGTCGAAGCTGTTCAGAGCAGTTGGAGAGTTGTTCTCGTCACTGCTGCTGCTGCATGGGCTCCAGAGCTCCCCACCTGTTGCATCCGGGAACCTCCGGCTCAGGTTGTCCGGTCGTGACGCTCCAGATAAGTTTCCGGACATACCAGGACCATTGGCGACAGAGAGCATTTTTCTGTTGTTCATTTTGGCAGCATGTTTGTCTGAGAAATAGAAGCTGctcagaaaagaaatttaaatttctgaagaaGCAGAAGGAATGTTCAGTAAAAAAGAGTTGAATGTTCTGAAAAGTATAGCTGCTGCTCAGATAAGAAGTTTAAATTTCTGAAGAAGCACAAGGAATGTCTAGTAAAAAGGAGTTGAATGTTCTGAAAAGTATAGCTGCTGCTCAGATAAGAAGTTTAAATTTCTGAAGAAGCACAAGGAATGTCTAGTAAAAAGGAGTTGAATGTTCTGAAAAGTATAGCTGCTGCTCAGATAAGAAGTTTAAATTTCTGAAGAAGCACAAGGAATGTCTAGTAAAAAGGAGTTGAATGTTCTGAAAAGTATAGCTGCTGCTCAGATAAGAAGTTTACATTTCTGAAGAAGCACAAGGAGTGTCCagtaaaaaagaatttgaatGTTCTGAAAAGTATAGCTGCTGCTCAAATATGAAGTTTCATTTTCTCAAGAAACACAAGGAATGTCCAGTAAAAGAAACTCGTTGAATTTTTGGAAAAGTATAGCTGATACTCAGATATAAGTTTAAATTCCTGAAGATGCCCAAAGAATGTTcagtaaaaaaaagagtttaatggTCTGAAAAGTTAATGGTCTCAAAGGAGGTCTATGATGAAAGGACTAAATAGCAGTGAAATTGTTTGTAATCTATGGCTGGGTAtcgattatttttcaaaaaggagCTACATTGAGTTTTGAAGTTTAGTAATGGTAACTTTAAGAAGTCAAAGTTGAAAACGTGTCGGAGAATATCAACCTGATTCTTCAAACTTTAGTTGTAGCATTTTTTACCAGAAAAAATCTTTCACACTTCTTCTGTGTTGTATTAAATTTTGCAAACTAAATTATTGGCAGCATGTATatgaaatccatttttttttcaaatgcttctgtATTTTATCTTCCCTTATGTTGACAAAGAATTTTCCACTTTACGTTAGGTGGACGTTTATCCTCTAAAATAATTTATCAGTTGTAAGTTATTTCATATAAGtttcaagcaggaaatcaaatcAAGGCAGGTATTctgataaagatatttttatgataagtgTTTTAATAACTGGTGGTCTGTTTcaaatacatattttgaaaaatcataagAATGTTCCGTCATGTAATAATTGtagttattgatttattttcatccTAATTTTTTTACTGATCAGAAAGCTGcacaatatttaatgaaaaaatactcTTAGTTCTTTTCAAAGCAAATGATCTTGACATAAATCGAATATCACTATCCCTAACTTATTAACATTCGTTTCTCAAAAATAACCCTTTACAGAAGGAATGAAAAACCTTTTAAGCATGAAAATCAACTAATATTTGCTTTTGTTTAATAGAGAAACAACTATCTTATCtactttacttaaaatttaactgaaaaaattatCTTTGGTAAGGAAAGAGTAAAAGATCCACATAGCtagaaggttttttcaaaaagattaaaaactggtgctaaaatatcacatttcttGAAAGCTCTTATATAGAAAATACGAATAAATTCCTTTAAGGTCCATCTATATTTTGCATGCAACGTCTAAAGATATTAGAGCCTTTTATGAAGAAGTATTGATAGATTGGACATAAAACTTCAAGTAAACTTCTTAAATTGAGCCTTCAAAGAAAACCGTAACGTTCAATTTGTTAAGTATGACTAGATATAAATTGAGTTTAGGAACAAAAAGCAAAATACTTTTCCTAATGCTCTTATAAACTCCATTACAAAAATAGTTTCAACTGAATTTCTTCTGCTTGTGGTTTTAGTTTTGCTTTTAGTTGATCCGTTAGTGCTGAAAATATTGAGTGTGCTCTTTTTGTTTTATTGCAActcaatttttaaaacagtttaaagctGTGATTCTTTATGCATCTTTTCTTCCATTTTAATCCTTTTCTTCCAGCGGTAGCACTTTTAGGCTAGTATAAGTCTTAAATAatagttcaataaaaatatttttcagcgaAGAATTAAATACTTTTCTGCTTTCACTATTTGATAAATGAAGTTCAAAGGCATAGAGAATGTCATTTTTGTTTGAAGGTTTAAAAGACTTAAATCAAAGAGCTGgcattgattttttccccttttcataaAAGCTTCCTTTCTCAAAGAATtatttcaaacaatgaaaatcatAATCTTTCAAATTTCTTTGTTGAAACGTTAAGAAGAtaaagatttaatattttatttaggtatatttttatttagttttaaaatggcaACACAGCAAATGATTTCGTTTTCGTTTTTTAGTGGCTGAGCTGTATTTCAAAGTGCCCTAAAAAcgctttttctttcttcaaacaaTGTCATAGTATGACTTTAGAATTGTTGTGAATTCCGTGAAACATTTTTGTATAAATACAATATAAGGATGTTCGGTATCAGAAAATAACAGTTATTTTTGCTCATAATTTTTATGCTCAGAAATATGTTATTAAACTTCCCGTTTTTCAAATAAATCACATGATCTCTTGTCCGGCATAAAATACTCTTCAGTATCTTTTCAAAGTCAGCAAAGCATTttcacctaaaaaaaaaaaaagaataagtatATCAAGGCATAGAATCTTGAGTTtcaagacataaaaaaaaaatttgaatagtttttttttacatcggCCCTGATAGCAGCAAAATAACTTGTTGTCTTTGTTGCTACAAAGAAACACAGAATTATATTCTTTTACACCTCCCCGATAGTAGCGAAATTATTTATTGTCTTTGTCACTAAAGGTGGTTGCCACaaagaaacagattttttttttatttacaccgGCCCCGATATCAGCCAAATAACTTGTTGTCTTTGCTGCTAAAGGATGTTGCTACAAAGAAACACCAATAACGATAGCTTTCCTCTTCGCGTTTATGCTCATACCGTAATCATTAAGTTATGGTCCTAGGATTGACTATATGACAGTCAATGAGAAAAGGTTAGAGTGTGTTAAATAATGTGAAACTATTGGCTTGCATAGGAAAACTACCAAAGATTCTGCAACAAGGAGCCTGCataatttattgtaaaaatcGTGGAAAACTTTAGGAAAAATCTGTATCTCAGAGCTAGACGTCAGTCCAAAGTTttcgattttctgtttattagtgcattgtatgaaAGAATCTTAATCTGCATAGAGCCTTGGGGAcgtatttctaaaataaaaacccTTTCGGACTATTTACCAATATTAATAGAGCGTGCGTTCTATCTTTTGTATGCGCCAGACACTCTTTTTccctctcctgtaaagtagcgattatgtgacttacgtagTTCTAGCTCTGAAGTAAAGAAATATGAGAACGGAAATGACACAATTAAAGtacaattacaatttttatttcgagccccccccccccccttacttccTTGTACGCTTTTCAAATAACttacatattatttatatatagatGGGAGGAAGGCATTATGGAATGGTTGGGAGCTATGATATAACGAGGTATAG of Uloborus diversus isolate 005 unplaced genomic scaffold, Udiv.v.3.1 scaffold_11, whole genome shotgun sequence contains these proteins:
- the LOC129232171 gene encoding EGFR adapter protein-like, with the translated sequence MNNRKMLSVANGPGMSGNLSGASRPDNLSRRFPDATGGELWSPCSSSSDENNSPTALNSFDWDKPALEDKAVNFGFSQNKKSGGVSEVNALNISSRKDVSENKGKSGYANVGTSERKYDIKHAKILACGDIQKRSRTCSTGLSDLCSDRLPQPLNSTESDDLQQDSCIEGSEEDFLKEKEELRNVAWFQAGIPREIALEVLQGQEEGSFIVRESSTRPGCFALSLRVPPEKNPSGIAHYLILRTQQGYKIKGFTKEFHSLTALITHHSVMPEMLPCPLSLHRPSTRDAEHEFDDPPPETPPDIFEDIHWLMTDLNL